The proteins below come from a single Magallana gigas chromosome 10, xbMagGiga1.1, whole genome shotgun sequence genomic window:
- the LOC105345790 gene encoding coiled-coil domain-containing protein 177 gives MTTYDEFFDTEKNGSASAPQINLFNFEDPKFEDSKYVLTSPRSLEACARVGVKPVNLLYKPLSDFQEELLPQDIPLRTIYNVYDEHEHDRQRKLRLCRNERNKIEIAPPSKKSAKKGSGKSQVTRTRSARSPSARGRLTRTLSDEGLNKSKSSLQRSRTAWSTSVGHKRVTPNELNHRMSELHEESMKLRNELLSRKERPKSARAAKKSSSLRRSKSASNLSLSASSLLNKSSIREARPIENSKLRKTLSKSQDLSNITATPRDQRILELMMMKGEGEISANRDRFVADLAWGEQRKLEEEVKVRTEMKRRQMLAEENRIRDMKKKQMDKRRKKEEEKWKESVNKSLQSSMHGWERRSQTQLRMRDLQLSEKKEKEDLRKRLQETNKTFLSRDEEEMRDLIRMKSESDLRSASQKKENRLLQETMRKLLEDRSKRELFEQRQRELEKLTEEEEEGLRASINKKHIHASYNHQQAIERREKELNLSRMEREKKSLQAQLAQQKLEEEMEEWRSSITDHRKMAEEHASEIVARKMEVKVKQAKEVREEKEQHLREKLKQIEKEERLRKREVEDDILLKEQRARSLELDKSVTIQKCREVAHQSQVLRNSLREKYGGESFDKKVQKVNLYNKLNLGNYVSQRKA, from the exons ATGACAACATACGACGAATTTTTTGATACTGAAA AGAATGGAAGTGCATCCGCTCCTCAGATAAACCTATTCAACTTCGAGGATCCTAAATTTGAGGATAGTAAATATGTCCTAACAAGCCCAAGGTCTCTAGAAGCTTGTGCTAGAGTTGGTGTAAAg CCAGTGAATCTGTTGTACAAACCGTTATCAGATTTTCAAGAAGAACTTTTACCTCAAGACATTCCCCTTAGAACAATCTACAATGTTTATGATGAACATGAGCATGACAGACAAA GAAAATTACGGCTCTGCAGGAATGAGAGAAATAAGATTGAAATTGCTCCTCCAAGCAAGAAATCTGCAAAAAAAGGAAGTGGAAAGTCTCAAGTGACAAGAACCCGGTCCGCGCGATCCCCCTCAGCACGTGGCCGACTAACTCGGACCCTGTCAG ATGAAGGCCTGAATAAAAGTAAGAGCAGTCTGCAGAGAAGTAGAACGGCCTGGTCAACCTCAGTGGGACACAAGAGGGTCACCCCCAATGAACTCAATCACAG AATGTCAGAGCTTCATGAAGAAAGTATGAAGTTAAGAAATGAACTCCTGTCTAGAAAAGAGAGACCTAAATCAGCTCG GGCCGCCAAGAAGTCGTCATCCTTGAGGAGAAGTAAGAGTGCCTCCAACCTGTCCTTGTCTGCCAGCTCCTTGCTGAACAAGAGCTCCATAAGAGAGGCTCGGCCAATAGAAAACTCGAAACTCAGGAAAACCCTCAGTAAATCACAAGACCTCTCCAACATTACAGCCACTCCCAGG GACCAGAGAATTTTAGAATTGATGATGATGAAAGGTGAAGGTGAGATTTCAGCGAACCGTGACCGTTTCGTGGCTGACCTGGCCTGGGGGGAACAGAGGAAGCTGGAGGAAGAGGTCAAGGTCAGAACAGAGATGAAAAGGAGGCAGATGTTGGCGGAAGAGAACCGGATCAGAGACATGAAAAAG AAACAGATGGacaaaagaagaaagaaagaagaagAGAAATGGAAAGAGAGTGTTAATAAAAGCCTACAGAGCAGCATGCATGGCTGGGAGAGGCGGTCACAGACTCAGCTCAGAATGAGG GACCTGCAGCTGTCAGAGAAGAAAGAAAAGGAAGATCTGCGGAAGAGACTCCAG GAAACCAACAAAACTTTTTTGTCGAGAGATGAGGAGGAAATGAGGGATCTCATACGAATGAAAAGTGAGAGTGATCTGAGGTCAGCTTCtcagaaaaaagaaaatcgTCTTCTGCAAGAAACCATG cgaAAACTTTTGGAGGACCGAAGTAAGAGAGAATTATTTGAGCAGCGACAAAGGGAACTAGAAAAGTTAACAGA GGAGGAGGAGGAGGGGCTCCGTGCCAGCATCAACAAGAAACACATACACGCCTCCTACAACCACCAACAGGCCATAGAGAGGCGGGAAAAGGAACTCAATCTCAGCAG AATGGAGCGGGAGAAGAAATCTCTGCAGGCCCAGCTTGCTCAGCAGAAACTGGAGGAGGAGATGGAGGAATGGAGATCTTCAATTACAGACCACAGGAAAATG GCAGAGGAGCATGCATCAGAAATAGTTGCCAGGAAGATGGAAGTGAAAGTGAAACAAGCAAAGGAGGTACGGGAGGAGAAAGAGCAGCATCTCCGAGAGAAGCTGAAACA aattgaaaaagaagaAAGGTTGAGGAAAAGAGAGGTTGAAGATGATATCCTCCTGAAAGAACAGCGAGCACGAAGCCTAGAACTGGACAAAAGTGTTACTATTCAAAAG TGCAGAGAGGTGGCTCACCAGTCCCAAGTCCTGAGGAACAGCCTGAGGGAGAAGTACGGCGGCGAGAGCTTCGACAAGAAAGTTCAAAAGGTCAACCTCTACAACAAACTAAACCTTGGCAATTACGTCTCACAGAGGAAAGCCTGA